Proteins encoded within one genomic window of Bacteroidia bacterium:
- a CDS encoding AAA family ATPase, whose protein sequence is MGKIIAIANQKGGVGKTTSAINLAASLAVLECKTLLVDADPQANATSGFGFEPRNIKTGLYECLNGSAKVKDAILHTDNSFLHLLPSSIDLVGFEIEMVNSNNRELFMKNMFEGVKDEYDFIIVDCSPSLGILVTNALTAADSIIIPVQCEYFALEGLGKLLNTIKIIQQNLNKNLEIEGILLTMYDSRLRLSNQVVDEVKMHFQNFVFDTIIHRNTKLGEAPSFGLPVLEHDATSKGAVNYLNLAREVMQKNGMTQFKDATIAI, encoded by the coding sequence ATGGGAAAAATAATAGCAATAGCAAATCAGAAAGGCGGAGTTGGCAAAACGACTTCCGCAATTAATTTAGCAGCAAGTTTAGCCGTATTGGAATGTAAAACCTTACTTGTGGATGCAGACCCACAGGCAAATGCAACATCAGGATTTGGCTTTGAACCAAGAAATATCAAAACCGGATTGTATGAGTGTTTGAATGGTAGCGCGAAAGTGAAAGATGCAATCTTGCATACCGATAACTCATTTTTACACTTACTTCCTTCATCCATTGATTTAGTTGGATTTGAAATAGAAATGGTCAACAGCAACAATAGAGAGTTGTTTATGAAAAATATGTTTGAAGGGGTCAAAGATGAATACGATTTTATTATTGTAGATTGTTCTCCTTCTTTGGGTATTTTAGTAACCAATGCATTAACTGCAGCGGATTCAATCATCATCCCCGTACAGTGTGAATACTTTGCATTAGAAGGATTGGGTAAACTGCTCAATACCATAAAAATTATCCAACAGAACCTAAATAAAAATTTAGAAATTGAAGGAATATTATTGACCATGTATGACTCACGCTTGCGTTTGTCTAATCAAGTGGTGGATGAAGTAAAAATGCATTTCCAAAACTTTGTGTTTGACACCATTATTCATCGCAATACCAAGTTGGGAGAGGCTCCAAGTTTTGGATTACCTGTTTTAGAACATGATGCAACAAGTAAAGGTGCGGTGAATTATCTGAACCTTGCTCGTGAAGTGATGCAAAAAAATGGTATGACCCAGTTTAAAGATGCAACCATTGCAATATAA
- a CDS encoding metal-dependent hydrolase: MDVTYYGQSCFRVNIADKSIVFDLFISDNPLAKSINIDTIHSDYLLLSHAHGDHLGDTLHFVKTKGATLVSIFEITDWASKQGCKSVHPMNIGGAWNFDFGRVKMVNAIHSSAFPDGSYGGNPCGYVIESKERTFYYAGDTALTYDMKLIGEQFNLDFAFLPIGDNFTMGIEDAIRAAAFIQCNKIVGMHFDTFGYIEINHQEAIQKFKQAGIELILPGIGEIFSI; the protein is encoded by the coding sequence ATGGATGTAACATATTACGGTCAATCTTGTTTTAGGGTAAATATTGCGGACAAAAGTATTGTTTTTGACCTATTTATTTCTGACAATCCTTTAGCAAAGAGTATTAATATAGACACTATTCACAGTGATTATCTACTTTTATCCCATGCTCATGGAGATCATCTTGGCGATACATTGCATTTTGTCAAAACAAAAGGAGCAACTTTAGTTTCAATTTTTGAAATAACAGATTGGGCTTCCAAGCAAGGATGTAAGTCTGTACATCCCATGAATATTGGAGGCGCTTGGAATTTTGATTTTGGACGAGTAAAAATGGTTAATGCAATCCATTCCAGTGCTTTTCCTGATGGTTCTTATGGCGGAAATCCCTGTGGTTATGTAATAGAATCGAAAGAGCGTACTTTTTACTACGCAGGTGATACTGCACTCACTTATGATATGAAATTGATTGGTGAGCAATTTAACCTTGATTTTGCATTTCTGCCCATTGGCGATAATTTTACAATGGGAATAGAGGATGCCATAAGAGCCGCTGCATTTATTCAATGCAATAAAATTGTTGGAATGCACTTCGATACTTTTGGATACATTGAAATTAATCATCAAGAAGCAATACAAAAATTTAAACAAGCCGGAATTGAACTAATCCTGCCGGGAATAGGAGAAATATTTAGCATATAA
- a CDS encoding ABC transporter substrate-binding protein encodes MKPVNSFPALLIVNILLILFGCNHVDKSNPVNFFRYNEDAGITTLDPAYVRSQAEIWACSQIFEGLVELDDKLNVIPCIAHSWEISNDNKRFLFHLNTNVFFIDYHGNQRRKLTASDFVYSFSRIVKKENASPGSWIFNDKIDMSVFESGNEHHSSFPFRAINDSTFEINLTVAFAPFLSLLANPYCFVVMPEEAEKEGKSFREKPTGTGPFRLVRWDEDVQLLLHKNPFYHQHAETKQLPLLDGVLIDLNKNKQAAFMGFISGKYDFFNGVNPTVKDELFNQNGTLKEKYQSKFTLKSAPFLNSEFIGFYLEDTPTGITKEQFHELRKMLNLATNRNEIITYLKNGLGYPADKGFIPYGIAAYDSARTASLLYNPAQAEAWMKQQGFNAKNPLKLTLNTTADYIDIAVLLKNQWKKILIDLTIEIHPGSFLRQLRNQGKALLFRASWIADYPDPENFMAYFYSPFLSPNGPNYTHFHNKQFDELYLKSISESNAHQRLSYLAHMDSIITKECPVLFLFYDKSVRLVAKHVNGLEANPMNLLKLKYVSKSK; translated from the coding sequence ATGAAACCGGTAAACTCTTTTCCAGCTCTTTTAATTGTAAACATTTTACTTATACTTTTTGGGTGTAACCATGTGGATAAATCTAATCCTGTCAATTTTTTCAGATATAATGAGGATGCAGGCATAACCACTCTTGACCCTGCTTATGTCAGGAGTCAAGCTGAAATTTGGGCGTGTAGCCAGATTTTTGAAGGTCTGGTTGAGTTAGATGACAAGTTAAATGTCATCCCTTGTATTGCACATAGTTGGGAGATTTCAAATGACAACAAACGCTTTCTGTTTCACTTAAACACAAATGTCTTTTTCATTGATTATCACGGTAATCAAAGGCGCAAACTCACTGCTTCCGATTTTGTTTACAGTTTTTCTCGTATTGTCAAAAAAGAAAATGCTTCTCCAGGCAGTTGGATTTTCAATGATAAAATTGACATGAGTGTCTTTGAAAGTGGTAACGAACATCATTCTTCCTTCCCTTTTCGTGCAATCAACGATTCTACTTTTGAAATCAATCTTACAGTTGCTTTCGCTCCATTTCTTTCATTGTTAGCAAACCCATATTGCTTTGTAGTTATGCCGGAAGAAGCAGAAAAAGAAGGCAAATCATTCAGAGAGAAACCAACAGGAACCGGTCCGTTCAGACTTGTTCGTTGGGATGAGGATGTGCAACTGCTGCTTCACAAAAATCCTTTCTACCATCAACACGCTGAGACCAAGCAACTGCCTTTATTGGATGGAGTTTTAATTGATTTAAACAAAAACAAACAAGCAGCATTCATGGGGTTTATTTCAGGCAAATATGACTTTTTTAATGGTGTAAACCCTACCGTCAAGGATGAATTGTTTAACCAAAACGGAACGCTAAAGGAAAAATATCAAAGCAAATTCACTCTCAAATCTGCTCCATTTCTTAATTCTGAATTTATCGGGTTTTATTTGGAGGATACGCCAACCGGCATAACTAAAGAGCAATTTCACGAATTGCGCAAAATGCTTAATCTGGCAACAAATCGTAATGAAATCATTACTTATTTAAAAAACGGATTAGGTTATCCTGCCGACAAAGGATTTATTCCTTATGGAATTGCGGCCTACGATTCTGCGCGGACTGCTTCCCTCCTCTACAATCCTGCACAAGCTGAGGCATGGATGAAACAACAAGGGTTCAATGCAAAAAATCCTTTGAAATTAACCCTCAACACCACTGCTGACTATATTGACATTGCTGTTCTACTCAAAAATCAATGGAAAAAAATTCTTATAGATTTAACAATTGAGATTCATCCGGGAAGTTTTCTTCGACAACTCCGCAACCAAGGAAAAGCCTTGTTGTTCCGCGCAAGTTGGATTGCTGACTACCCAGACCCTGAAAATTTTATGGCATATTTTTACTCGCCCTTTCTCAGCCCTAACGGACCTAATTACACTCATTTTCACAACAAACAATTTGACGAACTCTATCTGAAATCCATCTCTGAAAGCAATGCCCATCAACGCTTGTCATATTTAGCTCATATGGATAGTATTATTACAAAAGAATGTCCTGTTTTATTTCTGTTCTATGATAAAAGTGTACGACTGGTTGCCAAACATGTCAATGGATTAGAAGCCAACCCTATGAATCTTCTCAAACTTAAGTACGTTTCCAAATCAAAATGA
- a CDS encoding GNAT family N-acetyltransferase, which yields MTKDVITIRELIFGSSEQKESIKLRDEILRKPLGLHFSDEELQNEHNQIHIGAFLDGRIVGILLLMPLSNTVIKMRQVAVDNNLQRKGIGKKLVLFAENYAKQQSFKEITLHARKSATEFYLNAGFQIEGNPFIEVGIPHYLIKKHI from the coding sequence ATGACAAAAGACGTTATCACAATACGGGAACTTATCTTTGGAAGCAGCGAACAAAAAGAAAGTATTAAACTTCGCGATGAAATATTGCGCAAACCGCTTGGATTGCATTTTTCAGATGAAGAATTACAGAACGAACATAATCAAATTCACATAGGTGCATTTCTGGATGGTAGAATCGTTGGAATATTGTTACTCATGCCGCTTAGTAATACAGTGATAAAGATGAGGCAAGTGGCAGTGGACAACAATTTACAAAGGAAAGGAATAGGTAAAAAATTGGTCTTATTTGCCGAAAACTATGCAAAACAACAAAGTTTTAAAGAAATAACGCTTCACGCTCGTAAAAGCGCAACTGAATTTTATCTTAATGCAGGGTTTCAAATTGAAGGAAATCCTTTTATTGAGGTTGGGATTCCTCACTACTTAATAAAAAAACATATATGA
- a CDS encoding polysaccharide biosynthesis C-terminal domain-containing protein — translation MAAKNLVIHSFISKAIGVCCGVLAVVLTSRWLGAEIRGEISFLLSWIGAWVIVSDFVTGSALINLSAKYPAKQLWAFALKWVVFLSCFVLLFYLIFPLNQSAYSIVIPIALLLMGVFNTHGAILIGKGKLNARNYAFALVPFLSITGFAVFALVKGVSNIGVREYFLCLLAAWLLADLFTFMRLKLFADCSIKPKGSKELSKVIFKNGALSQSGHLIQFIATRLPFFLMPLLFGMENLGVFSNVVVLGEGVLIIAASLGQILHAKIIHSKNPADDIPDVLKYARLSLLCVIPVVLVLIFIPDEFWIWLLKKEFAGLGTMFLLFSPMVLLQSISSIISHFYHAANRFVVLIVANAIGALVGFAGFMILSHYFGVNGFVLGVVCGYCAQFLFLILKIKHDYQVKLYSLLPNKDSVKQILGLIS, via the coding sequence TTGGCCGCAAAAAACCTTGTTATTCATTCATTTATTTCCAAAGCTATTGGTGTTTGCTGTGGAGTTTTGGCAGTAGTACTGACTTCACGTTGGTTGGGTGCTGAGATTAGAGGAGAGATTAGTTTTTTATTGTCTTGGATTGGTGCTTGGGTGATTGTCAGTGATTTTGTTACCGGAAGCGCTTTGATAAATTTGAGTGCAAAGTATCCGGCTAAGCAATTATGGGCTTTTGCATTAAAATGGGTAGTATTCCTTTCATGCTTTGTGTTGTTATTCTACCTTATTTTTCCTTTAAACCAAAGTGCATACTCTATTGTTATTCCTATTGCTCTTTTGTTAATGGGAGTGTTTAATACACATGGCGCAATTTTGATAGGTAAAGGTAAACTCAACGCAAGAAATTATGCATTTGCGTTAGTTCCCTTTTTATCGATTACCGGTTTTGCAGTTTTTGCTTTAGTAAAAGGAGTAAGTAATATTGGCGTGAGGGAGTATTTTCTGTGTTTATTAGCTGCTTGGTTACTTGCAGATTTGTTTACTTTTATGCGACTCAAACTTTTTGCAGATTGTTCAATTAAACCCAAAGGAAGTAAAGAACTAAGCAAGGTAATTTTTAAAAATGGAGCACTTTCACAATCAGGGCATCTGATACAATTTATTGCAACCAGACTGCCGTTTTTTCTCATGCCTTTGCTATTTGGAATGGAAAACTTAGGAGTTTTTTCAAATGTGGTGGTATTAGGTGAGGGGGTGTTGATTATTGCAGCTTCATTGGGTCAGATTTTACATGCTAAAATTATTCATTCTAAAAATCCCGCAGATGACATACCTGATGTACTCAAATATGCACGTCTTTCCTTGCTCTGTGTTATTCCGGTCGTGTTGGTACTTATTTTCATTCCTGACGAATTTTGGATTTGGTTATTAAAGAAAGAGTTTGCAGGACTTGGAACCATGTTTCTGTTGTTCTCGCCAATGGTGCTTCTACAGTCCATATCATCAATTATCAGCCATTTTTATCATGCGGCTAACCGATTTGTTGTGCTTATTGTAGCCAATGCAATAGGTGCTTTAGTTGGATTTGCAGGATTTATGATATTGTCTCATTATTTTGGAGTAAACGGTTTTGTATTAGGTGTAGTGTGTGGCTACTGTGCTCAGTTTCTATTTTTAATCTTAAAAATTAAACATGACTATCAAGTCAAGTTATATTCGTTGTTGCCCAACAAGGATAGTGTGAAACAGATTCTTGGTTTAATTAGTTAG
- a CDS encoding inositol monophosphatase: MQLQEILKDVKSVALEVGTFIENERKNFDSNIVQEKSPNQLVSYVDIEAEKQIIQGLSAILPQAGFIGEEATHNSEQKEYTWVIDPLDGTTNFVHNLPVFCISIGLLHQNKPILGVIYEPNRKELFYASENSGAFLNNRNIRVTQTETLQRTLLATGFPYYDFDKVRAFLNVLDYLMKNTRGLRRMGSAAVDLAYTACGRFDGFFEYGLSPWDVAAGACIVKEAGGIVCDFRNGNDFLFGKEIIACNTQIALSLVPFISKQFHPTND; encoded by the coding sequence ATGCAGTTACAAGAGATTCTGAAAGATGTGAAATCGGTTGCTTTAGAAGTTGGAACATTCATAGAGAATGAGCGAAAAAACTTTGATAGCAATATTGTACAAGAAAAGAGTCCCAATCAATTGGTGAGTTATGTAGATATTGAGGCAGAAAAGCAAATCATACAAGGCTTATCAGCCATTCTTCCGCAAGCAGGATTTATTGGAGAGGAAGCTACACATAATTCCGAACAAAAGGAATACACATGGGTCATTGACCCTTTAGATGGTACAACCAATTTCGTACACAATCTTCCTGTGTTTTGTATCAGTATCGGCCTATTGCATCAAAACAAACCCATCTTAGGCGTAATATATGAACCGAATCGCAAAGAGTTGTTTTATGCTTCTGAAAATAGCGGTGCTTTCCTTAACAACCGCAATATCCGTGTTACACAAACTGAAACCCTTCAACGCACTTTACTTGCAACGGGTTTCCCTTATTATGATTTTGACAAAGTCAGAGCATTTTTAAACGTGTTGGATTATTTGATGAAAAACACTAGAGGTCTCAGAAGAATGGGGTCAGCAGCCGTTGATTTAGCCTATACGGCTTGTGGTCGTTTTGACGGTTTCTTTGAATACGGATTGAGTCCTTGGGATGTTGCAGCAGGTGCTTGTATTGTGAAGGAAGCAGGAGGCATTGTTTGTGATTTTAGAAATGGAAATGATTTTTTGTTTGGCAAAGAAATTATTGCATGCAATACTCAGATAGCACTATCGCTTGTACCCTTTATTTCAAAACAATTTCATCCTACAAACGATTAA
- a CDS encoding dioxygenase produces MQRKEFLSTIAGLLAMGTLGNLKAFTDGLPKQSKRMPVLFTSHGNPFDIPLTREQRPFWQKLYELGKELKKDYDVKAAVVVSAHWCTKGTYVNIAQEQQQIFDYYGFPEEYYKVYYQAQGAPGLAKELKSIVPSIVETTDWGLDHGAWPMLMHLFPEADVPVFELSIDYYANPQYHYELGKELKSLRDKGVLIIGSGALIHNLRLAGQKMQSNDASPYGWEIEYDLWIKDKIDKRDVESIINYESSNKLGKLAAPTPDHFVPVLYSLGLMDSKDMIEHFYEAAPALPAFSERSFIIKNE; encoded by the coding sequence ATGCAAAGGAAAGAGTTTTTAAGTACAATTGCAGGACTATTGGCTATGGGCACATTAGGAAATTTAAAAGCATTTACAGACGGGCTACCTAAACAGAGTAAACGGATGCCTGTATTGTTTACTTCGCATGGCAATCCATTTGATATTCCACTCACCAGAGAGCAAAGACCATTTTGGCAAAAACTCTATGAGTTAGGCAAGGAATTAAAGAAAGATTATGACGTAAAAGCGGCAGTGGTAGTATCTGCTCATTGGTGTACTAAGGGAACCTATGTGAACATTGCACAAGAACAGCAACAAATCTTTGATTACTACGGTTTTCCTGAAGAGTATTACAAAGTTTATTACCAAGCACAAGGAGCACCGGGGCTTGCCAAAGAACTCAAGTCAATCGTACCTTCGATTGTAGAAACCACAGATTGGGGTTTGGATCATGGTGCGTGGCCCATGCTAATGCATTTATTTCCGGAGGCTGATGTGCCGGTGTTTGAACTAAGCATTGACTATTATGCCAATCCTCAATATCATTATGAGTTAGGTAAAGAGCTGAAGTCCTTGCGTGATAAAGGAGTTTTGATTATCGGCAGTGGTGCTTTGATTCACAATTTGCGATTAGCGGGTCAAAAAATGCAATCAAACGATGCAAGCCCTTATGGCTGGGAGATTGAGTATGACCTTTGGATAAAAGATAAAATTGACAAAAGAGATGTTGAGTCAATCATCAATTATGAAAGCAGTAATAAGTTAGGAAAGTTGGCAGCCCCCACACCTGATCACTTTGTGCCTGTACTATACAGTTTGGGATTAATGGATTCAAAGGATATGATTGAACATTTCTATGAAGCTGCTCCTGCCTTGCCTGCTTTTAGCGAAAGGAGTTTTATTATTAAAAATGAATAA
- a CDS encoding DUF2147 domain-containing protein: MNYTILFAILSILFSVNSPTIEGKWKTIDDETGKAKSIVEIYKKSDGKYYGKIVELLIKPKHDKCVECSGSKKNQPLIGLEIVEGLVKKGNEWVDGNITDPKTGKTYSCEAKINKKGNLEIRGYIGFSLLGRTQTWIRQ; this comes from the coding sequence ATGAATTATACAATACTATTCGCAATTTTATCCATTCTCTTTTCTGTAAACTCACCTACGATTGAAGGAAAGTGGAAAACCATTGATGATGAAACAGGAAAAGCAAAATCAATTGTTGAAATATACAAAAAGAGTGATGGAAAATATTATGGTAAAATTGTTGAACTGCTTATCAAACCAAAGCATGACAAATGTGTTGAATGTAGCGGAAGCAAGAAAAATCAACCCTTGATTGGTCTTGAAATAGTGGAAGGACTTGTAAAGAAAGGGAATGAATGGGTTGATGGAAATATTACAGACCCTAAAACAGGGAAGACGTATAGTTGCGAAGCAAAAATCAATAAAAAAGGAAACTTAGAAATCAGAGGGTATATCGGTTTTTCGCTATTAGGTAGAACTCAGACTTGGATTAGGCAATAG
- a CDS encoding NUDIX hydrolase, protein MNKRFNIRVYGILFNDNNEILVSDEFRWNKFFTKFPGGGLEWGEGLQDCLKREFKEELNLEITVHELFYITDFFVQSAWLETDQIISVYFKIHYAQENNLQFEPYTNPFYNEQERYRWVKWSDITEDLFTFPIDKLVGGKLHEDWLKYKQQHHS, encoded by the coding sequence ATGAACAAGCGATTTAACATTCGTGTTTATGGTATTTTGTTCAATGACAACAATGAAATACTTGTGAGTGATGAATTTCGTTGGAATAAGTTTTTTACAAAATTTCCCGGAGGTGGGTTAGAGTGGGGCGAAGGATTGCAAGATTGTTTAAAAAGGGAGTTTAAAGAGGAGTTGAATTTGGAGATTACAGTACATGAATTGTTTTACATTACCGACTTTTTTGTTCAATCTGCTTGGTTAGAAACAGACCAGATTATTAGTGTTTATTTTAAGATTCATTACGCTCAAGAAAACAATTTACAATTTGAGCCATATACGAATCCTTTTTACAATGAACAGGAGCGATATCGTTGGGTTAAATGGTCTGACATAACTGAAGATTTGTTTACATTTCCAATAGATAAATTAGTTGGAGGGAAATTACACGAAGATTGGTTAAAATACAAGCAACAGCATCACTCTTAA
- the hutH gene encoding histidine ammonia-lyase, protein MRIEPKSNITIDQVRKLVQGNEQLSLSENAKDSIVTCRMFLEDKIKTSKEPIYGINTGFGSLCNHIIPPADMCNLQYNLLRSHACGTGDEIEEEIVKIMLVLKVQSLAKGYSGVNLSTVEQLAALYNNNYFPIVYEQGSLGASGDLAPLSHLCLPIFGEGWVRHQGRTMTGAEFLANTGLKPVELGEKEGLALINGTQFMSAFGVWCLSELSKLSKWADIIAALSIEAFDGREEPFAPESHSIRPHRGQIETAQTITALRKDSEIAKQLKQHVQDPYSFRCIPQVHGACKQVLQQAIDIVETEINAVTDNPNVFPDEDKILSAGNFHGEILAFQLDFSAIAASELASISERRIYKLISGERGLPLFLIPNAGLNSGYMIAQYTAASIVSQNKILATPASVDSIVSSNGQEDHVSMGANAATKLYKITKNLQTVLAIEMLCACQALDFRGTEKTSAKLKGIFDSFRRVVPFRDKDTLLHSDIKNAEKFLNEQAI, encoded by the coding sequence ATGAGAATAGAGCCAAAATCAAATATCACGATTGACCAAGTCAGGAAGTTGGTACAGGGTAATGAGCAATTGTCATTAAGCGAAAATGCTAAGGATAGTATAGTGACTTGCAGAATGTTTCTTGAAGATAAAATTAAAACTTCAAAAGAACCAATCTATGGTATCAATACCGGATTTGGCTCACTGTGTAATCATATCATACCTCCTGCTGACATGTGTAACCTTCAGTACAATTTATTGCGTTCGCATGCTTGCGGAACAGGAGATGAAATTGAAGAAGAGATTGTTAAAATCATGCTTGTGCTCAAAGTGCAATCATTAGCCAAAGGGTATTCAGGTGTTAATCTGTCCACTGTTGAACAATTAGCAGCATTGTATAATAACAATTACTTTCCGATAGTCTATGAACAAGGTTCATTGGGGGCATCAGGAGATCTGGCACCTTTATCCCATTTGTGTCTTCCAATATTTGGCGAAGGGTGGGTAAGACATCAAGGGCGAACTATGACCGGAGCTGAGTTTTTGGCTAATACAGGATTGAAGCCCGTTGAGTTGGGAGAGAAAGAAGGGTTGGCATTAATTAATGGTACGCAGTTTATGAGTGCTTTTGGAGTGTGGTGTTTGAGTGAATTGAGTAAATTAAGTAAATGGGCAGATATCATAGCTGCATTGTCAATTGAAGCTTTTGATGGAAGAGAAGAACCTTTTGCACCTGAATCTCATTCCATTCGCCCTCACAGAGGTCAGATTGAAACGGCTCAAACAATTACTGCATTAAGAAAAGATTCTGAAATTGCAAAGCAGCTTAAACAACATGTTCAAGATCCTTATTCATTTCGTTGTATCCCACAGGTGCATGGAGCATGTAAGCAGGTATTGCAGCAAGCAATAGACATTGTTGAGACAGAAATAAATGCAGTTACAGACAACCCCAATGTTTTTCCTGATGAGGATAAAATTTTAAGTGCGGGTAATTTTCATGGAGAGATATTGGCGTTTCAACTTGACTTTTCTGCAATAGCAGCATCAGAATTGGCATCCATCAGTGAAAGGCGAATATATAAGTTGATTTCAGGGGAGCGCGGATTGCCACTTTTCCTAATACCCAATGCAGGCTTGAACAGTGGTTATATGATTGCACAATATACTGCGGCATCAATTGTAAGTCAGAACAAAATATTGGCAACCCCCGCGTCTGTTGATAGTATTGTCAGCAGCAATGGTCAAGAAGATCATGTGAGTATGGGTGCGAATGCTGCAACAAAACTCTATAAAATTACTAAGAACTTACAAACTGTTCTTGCAATCGAGATGTTGTGTGCATGTCAAGCGCTGGACTTTCGAGGAACTGAAAAAACATCTGCAAAACTCAAAGGGATTTTTGATTCATTCAGAAGGGTTGTGCCATTCAGAGACAAAGATACATTGCTACATAGCGATATTAAAAATGCTGAAAAGTTTTTGAATGAACAAGCGATTTAA
- the hisS gene encoding histidine--tRNA ligase — translation MGKVSLAKGTRDFGIEEMKKRKFIFNTIEKVFQLYGFHAIETPALENIETLTGKYGDEGDQLLFKILDSGDFWGNVNKSFGESTSIGSLTSKKTLPILASRGLRYDLTVPFARYVSMNRHLVKFPFRRYQMQPVWRADRPQKGRYREFWQCDADIIGTDSLTSEADLVAIFHRAFEKLGIQGYVIHLNNRKVLEGVAEVIGAPDKFSQFTVALDKFDKIGKEGVLNEFKERGFADTQIQIAEQFLISSALSTESIAQWKALLSNSTIGLQGLVELEELLKYLTASGFSKNVLFDGTLARGLSYYTGCIIEVKVPNSGIGSIAAGGRYDNLTGIFDMPGISGVGISFGADRIYDLMEALQLFPTGNEANCKVLFCGMSFEAVSYCIKVAEMLRSKGVSCKVYPEPSKLKKQLDYANAEQIQSVAIVGENEMLENQITLKNLLSGNQQTLSIDEFINTVK, via the coding sequence ATGGGAAAAGTGTCATTGGCAAAAGGAACGAGAGATTTCGGTATTGAAGAAATGAAAAAGAGAAAATTCATTTTTAATACCATTGAAAAGGTGTTTCAACTCTATGGATTTCATGCAATTGAAACTCCTGCATTAGAAAATATTGAAACATTGACCGGCAAGTATGGAGATGAGGGCGACCAACTGTTATTTAAGATTTTAGACAGTGGTGATTTTTGGGGTAATGTCAATAAATCCTTTGGAGAAAGTACATCAATAGGAAGTTTAACATCCAAAAAAACTTTACCAATACTGGCAAGTCGCGGACTACGATATGATTTAACTGTTCCTTTTGCAAGATATGTTAGTATGAACAGGCATTTAGTAAAATTCCCTTTCAGACGCTATCAGATGCAACCGGTTTGGCGGGCTGACAGACCTCAAAAAGGCAGATATAGAGAGTTTTGGCAATGTGATGCTGATATTATTGGTACAGACAGTCTGACTTCGGAGGCGGATTTGGTTGCTATATTTCATAGGGCATTTGAGAAGTTAGGCATTCAAGGCTATGTCATTCATCTTAATAATCGCAAAGTGCTAGAAGGAGTAGCAGAAGTGATAGGTGCTCCAGATAAGTTTTCTCAGTTTACAGTCGCGCTGGACAAATTTGATAAAATAGGCAAGGAGGGTGTTTTAAATGAATTCAAAGAACGAGGTTTTGCAGATACTCAAATTCAAATTGCTGAGCAATTTTTGATTTCTTCTGCACTTTCAACCGAAAGCATTGCTCAATGGAAAGCATTGTTGTCCAATAGCACAATAGGTTTGCAAGGTCTGGTGGAATTGGAGGAACTTCTAAAGTATTTAACCGCAAGTGGATTTAGCAAAAATGTACTGTTTGATGGAACTTTAGCAAGAGGGTTAAGCTATTATACAGGATGTATCATTGAAGTGAAAGTGCCAAACAGCGGTATTGGCAGTATTGCAGCCGGAGGCAGATATGACAACCTAACGGGTATTTTTGACATGCCGGGTATATCAGGAGTGGGAATTAGTTTCGGAGCGGATAGAATTTATGATTTGATGGAAGCTTTACAACTTTTCCCGACTGGCAATGAAGCGAATTGTAAGGTTTTGTTTTGTGGAATGAGTTTCGAAGCTGTTTCTTATTGTATCAAAGTAGCGGAGATGCTGAGAAGCAAAGGAGTGAGCTGCAAAGTTTATCCGGAGCCAAGTAAGTTGAAAAAGCAGTTGGATTATGCAAATGCAGAACAAATTCAATCTGTTGCAATTGTCGGGGAAAATGAAATGCTAGAGAATCAGATAACGCTGAAGAATCTTTTGAGCGGCAATCAGCAAACCTTATCTATTGACGAATTTATTAATACAGTGAAGTAA